TTTTCCTGCAAATAACTTTGCACAGCAAGAACCAGGCACAGAGGAAGAAATTAAAGCCTTTTGTACTAAAAACTATGGCGTTACCTTTCCTATGTTTGAAAAGGTATCTGTAAAGGGCAAAGATATGTGCGAGCTATATCAATTTTTGACCAAAAAAGAGCTCAATGGCGTCATGGATGCCGAAGTTAGCTGGAATTTTGAGAAATTTTTAATTGACAGAAACGGAAAGCTCGTAGCTAATTTTGAACCTACTACTAAACCTATGAGCGATAGAATAGTCCAAAAAATAGAGGAACTGTTAGCTAAATAAGTTAAATAAGTCTTTACACAGTAATAGCCAAGCCGTCATAAGCTAAAAATACATTCGGTGGTAATTCCTTTGAAACTACCTCGTACAAGCCCAATTGATGACTTATGTGCGTCAAGTAGGCTTTACGAGGCTTTATTTCTTCTATGACCGACAAAGCTTCAGATAAAGTGAAAT
This Bacteroidia bacterium DNA region includes the following protein-coding sequences:
- a CDS encoding glutathione peroxidase; the protein is MTKSIYDYKVKTIDHKEISLSEYKGKVLLIVNVASQCGLTPQYKELQALYEKYHSKGFEVLGFPANNFAQQEPGTEEEIKAFCTKNYGVTFPMFEKVSVKGKDMCELYQFLTKKELNGVMDAEVSWNFEKFLIDRNGKLVANFEPTTKPMSDRIVQKIEELLAK